CAAAAAAGGAGAGCCAACTTGGCTCTCCTTTTTTTGTTTTCAGCTCTGCGCCTTCAACAACAACGCAGCGAGATCGTGCGCCTGTGCCCGGATCTCAGGCATAGCCGTGCTTTCCCACAGCACACCTTTGAGGGCGGTGCCCAGCGTGTAGAGACGCGGCCCCAGGGTGCCATCCGGTGCGACCTCAAGACCCTGGGCCAATGCATCCGTCTGGATGCATTGGCGGGCGAGCAGGTTTTGCACCAGCCGGCTGGGCAGACGCGTGTAGTTGCTCTCTGAACCCATGCAATTAATGATGGCGTCCACTTGCAGGTTGTGTGCCTGGCCGCGGCTGCGGTACGAAACGCTGAGTTCGCTGCCAGCCATGTCAATGGCAGTGACGCGGCCGTGCAGACTGTGCAGCTGGCCGCTAGCGTGCATAGCGTCGAGCGCGGCGGCGCATTCTGGCGGCATGCGATGGCGAGAAACATCCCACAAGCGCCGCAAATGACGCATGAAACGCTGTTTTTCGGCGAGGGGCAACTGTTGCCATAAGGATTGGGTGCTGGGGCGCAGCGCATCGATCACCGCACGCCAATTGCTGCCCTGGGCTTCTGCCTGGCGCAGGTGCTGGCGCACTACGCGCAGCATCTCGGCCACGCGAGCCTTACCAGCCAGCTCGGCACTGAAATCAGGATAGCTGGCGCTGGCGGCGTGCGCGGCCGGCCACCAGCCGTGGGTGGAGATGGCGTAAAGCGCGCCTTGATGCTGTTGGGCGTGCAGGCTGAGCAGCGTATCCACTGCGGTGAGCCCCATGCCCAGCACCAGCACACGGTCCGTGGGCTTTAGATGACTGGCAAGGTCTGCCTGCCAGGGGTTGGCGAAGTATCCGGGGGCCGCGGCCGCTGCGGCGCTCAGGAAGCGTGGTTGCGGTGGCAACGCGTTGCCGAAGGCGAGTACAACGGCGTCGCTGGCGAGGACACGGCCAGAGGCCAGGGTGACAAATGCTTTGTGGGGGATTGCCTCGTGCGCAGGCAAGCCTGCGCCTCGCAAAGACGGAGCCTGCTGTGTAGCCGCCTTAACTTGCTCAACTTCGATATCGATGGCTTCGTCGTGAATAAGCTCAATAGCCTCGGCGTGCGCGGCGATGGCCTCATCCAACTGGGCGCGCAAATACTCAGCATAGATCTTGCGCGGTACAAAATCACCAGGCAGGTAGGCAAAGCCGTTGTGTTGTAGCCATTCGTAGAAGTGGCCGGGCTGCTCAGGATAGGCGCCCATTTTGTTGGCGGGCACGTTCAGGCGATGGGCCGCGCTGAGGGTGCCATAAGCAACCCCGCGGCCCATGGTGCCATTTTGCTCAACCAGATGGATGTGGACACGCTGGGTAGCCTGGCGCAGGAGCTGGGTTGCCAGCAGGGTGCCACTGGCGCCGCCGCCGATGATAGTGAAGGTATGCGTCATGGGCTTAAATAAAAACAAGAGATATGAAATTATCTCTTGTTTTGTACTTTGCTTCGAGCCAGTTAGTTGGCGGCTAGCGCTTCAGCCGGTGGCGCAGGCGGCAGGGTTTTCTTTTTGCGTGTTGCCTTTGGCTTGGCTTTCTTCAAGACGATCTCAGGCTGCTCTTCGCCAACTTCCACATCGATCAGGATGGCATCGCCTTCCTTGAAGTCGCCGGCCAGCAGGGCATCCGAGAGCGGGTCTTCGATCTTGCTTTGCAAGACACGCTTGAGTGGGCGCGCACCGTACTCGCGGTCGTAGCCCAGGTCAGCGAACAGCTCCAGAGCGGCCTCGCTGGGCTGCAGGGTGAGCTGATTTTCCTTGAGGCGTTCGGCGATCTTCTCGATCTCCAGGGTGACGATGGAGCGCAGGTTCTCTTTGTTGAGCGCACGGAAGATGATCACCGAATCGACGCGGTTGATGAACTCCGGGCGGAAGACGCGCTTGAGCGCATCGGTAAGCTTCTTGCGCATATCCTTATAGGCCAGCTTCTCTTCCAACTCGTCATTGGTGCGCAGGTTGAAACCGATCTCGCCCTTGTGCATGATCATATCGGCGCCCACGTTGGAGGTCATGATGATCAGCGCATTGCGGAAATCGACTTTGTGGCCGCGGGCATCGGTCAGGTGGCCTTCTTCCATGATCTGCAGCAGCATGTTGTGCGCTTCGGGGTGGGCCTTCTCGATCTCGTCGAACACCACGATGGAGTACGGGCGGCGGCGGATGGCCTCGGTGAGCTGGCCGGCATCTTCATAGCCGACGTAGCCCGGAGGGGCACCGACCAGGCGCGCCACCGAGTGACGCTCCATAAACTCAGACATGTCGAGCTGGATCAGTGCTTCTTCGCTGCCAAAAAGCAGTTTGGCCAGCGCCTTGGTCAGCTCGGTCTTGCCGACGCCGGTGGGGCCGAGGAAAATGAAGGAGCCGATGGGGCGATCCGGGTCTTTCAAGCCGGCGCGTGAGCGGCGCACGGCTTTAGAGATGGCGTCGATCGCCTCCTCCTGGCCCACGATGGCTTTGTGCAGGTCTTCTTCCATATGCAGCAGGCGCGCCGATTCTTCTTCGGCGATCTGCATGACCGGAATACCAGTCCACATGGCGATCAATTCAGCAATATCGTCTACGGAGACGATCGGGCTGGTGTCACGATCCCAGGTGGTGCGGAAGGCTTCCAGCTTGGCTTCCAGCTCGGTTTCCTGCTGCTGCAAGGTTTCGCCCTCTTCCTGGTTGCCCTGTTCTTCGGCTTCCAGGCGCTTGCGGCGCAGGCCCTTAAGTTGGTCAGTGACGGCTTTGGCTTCCTTGGCGGCCGGGCTCTTGTACATGCGCACGCGCGAGGCCGACTCATCGATCAGATCGATGGCCTTGTCGGGCAGGAAGCGTTCGGTGACATAGCGTGAAGACAGGCGTGCGGCGGCATCCAGCGCTTCGTCAGAGATGCGCAGGCGGTGATGCTCCTCGTAGGCTGGGCGCACGCCGCGCAGGATGTCGATGGTTTCTTCGACGGAAGGCTCGTCGACGATCACGGGTTGGAAACGGCGCTCAAGGGCGGAGTCGCTCTCAATGTGCTTGCGGTACTC
The DNA window shown above is from Anaerolineales bacterium and carries:
- a CDS encoding ATP-dependent Clp protease ATP-binding subunit; this encodes MERLTQRARRVLSLAHQEAERMRHNYIGTEHLLLGLIKEEGGVAARVLRDLGLEAPRVEEIVERMTGAGQHEGEKIDLSPGTQQVLEYAFEEARRLGNHYVSTEHLLLGLVRYGEGIALNVLRKLGVTPEQIRRQTRRVLQESSAPRRPATPPQGERRPRREPRSAKTPMIDQLAVDLTTQAEEEKLDPVIGRQQEIERVIQILARRNKNNPALIGEPGVGKTAIVEGLAQRIIDGDVPAPLLGKRVLQLDVGSLVAGTMYRGQFEERLKKVIDELKASEAILFIDEAHMLVGAGAAGSSVDAANILKPALSRGELQVIGATTLDEYRKHIESDSALERRFQPVIVDEPSVEETIDILRGVRPAYEEHHRLRISDEALDAAARLSSRYVTERFLPDKAIDLIDESASRVRMYKSPAAKEAKAVTDQLKGLRRKRLEAEEQGNQEEGETLQQQETELEAKLEAFRTTWDRDTSPIVSVDDIAELIAMWTGIPVMQIAEEESARLLHMEEDLHKAIVGQEEAIDAISKAVRRSRAGLKDPDRPIGSFIFLGPTGVGKTELTKALAKLLFGSEEALIQLDMSEFMERHSVARLVGAPPGYVGYEDAGQLTEAIRRRPYSIVVFDEIEKAHPEAHNMLLQIMEEGHLTDARGHKVDFRNALIIMTSNVGADMIMHKGEIGFNLRTNDELEEKLAYKDMRKKLTDALKRVFRPEFINRVDSVIIFRALNKENLRSIVTLEIEKIAERLKENQLTLQPSEAALELFADLGYDREYGARPLKRVLQSKIEDPLSDALLAGDFKEGDAILIDVEVGEEQPEIVLKKAKPKATRKKKTLPPAPPAEALAAN
- a CDS encoding FAD/NAD(P)-binding protein; amino-acid sequence: MTHTFTIIGGGASGTLLATQLLRQATQRVHIHLVEQNGTMGRGVAYGTLSAAHRLNVPANKMGAYPEQPGHFYEWLQHNGFAYLPGDFVPRKIYAEYLRAQLDEAIAAHAEAIELIHDEAIDIEVEQVKAATQQAPSLRGAGLPAHEAIPHKAFVTLASGRVLASDAVVLAFGNALPPQPRFLSAAAAAAPGYFANPWQADLASHLKPTDRVLVLGMGLTAVDTLLSLHAQQHQGALYAISTHGWWPAAHAASASYPDFSAELAGKARVAEMLRVVRQHLRQAEAQGSNWRAVIDALRPSTQSLWQQLPLAEKQRFMRHLRRLWDVSRHRMPPECAAALDAMHASGQLHSLHGRVTAIDMAGSELSVSYRSRGQAHNLQVDAIINCMGSESNYTRLPSRLVQNLLARQCIQTDALAQGLEVAPDGTLGPRLYTLGTALKGVLWESTAMPEIRAQAHDLAALLLKAQS